One window of Candidatus Regiella endosymbiont of Tuberolachnus salignus genomic DNA carries:
- a CDS encoding DotD/TraH family lipoprotein (Members of this family include DotD of type IVB secretion systems and TraH of plasmid conjugative plasmid systems, both lipoproteins.), protein MKTLCLTFVAGLLLSGCQMPKTDQAAASRALDKQTAAIARTQQQLHQAGAINQKAQRFPQGISCDTQRLDLDWHGDALELLAQLAHQRGLLFAYSGVRLPLPVNVNVRYLRFDDLLRQLETQIRWRATLKKSSNALHLYFALPDKRGAVT, encoded by the coding sequence ATGAAAACCCTTTGTCTGACCTTTGTGGCGGGCTTGCTGCTGTCTGGCTGTCAAATGCCGAAAACCGATCAAGCTGCCGCTTCGCGGGCGCTGGATAAGCAAACCGCCGCGATTGCACGTACGCAACAACAGCTCCATCAGGCCGGTGCCATTAATCAAAAAGCCCAACGTTTTCCGCAGGGGATCAGTTGCGACACGCAACGATTGGATCTCGATTGGCACGGGGATGCGCTGGAGTTATTGGCGCAATTAGCGCATCAACGTGGATTACTGTTTGCCTACAGCGGGGTGCGTTTGCCGCTACCGGTCAATGTGAATGTGCGCTATCTCCGCTTTGATGATCTACTGCGTCAGCTTGAAACGCAAATACGCTGGCGTGCCACATTAAAAAAATCATCAAACGCGCTGCACCTCTACTTTGCTTTACCCGATAAGCGAGGCGCTGTGACATGA
- a CDS encoding type II toxin-antitoxin system VapC family toxin has translation MIGLDTNVLVRYVTQDDPIQSPKATHIIESLSKGNQGFITVVSVVELVWVLTSCYHSKKEEIILILEILLRTKELTVERAEVVWQALHRFSCSKADFADCLIERCAHAAACEYTLTFDNKAAKTVGMRQIP, from the coding sequence ATGATTGGTCTGGATACCAATGTGCTGGTGCGCTATGTAACACAAGATGATCCCATACAATCACCGAAGGCGACGCATATCATTGAATCCCTTTCGAAGGGAAATCAGGGGTTTATCACTGTAGTGTCGGTGGTTGAACTCGTGTGGGTGCTAACAAGTTGTTATCATTCAAAAAAAGAAGAGATTATCCTTATCCTTGAAATACTGTTGCGAACCAAAGAATTAACAGTGGAACGTGCGGAGGTCGTTTGGCAGGCGTTACACCGATTTTCATGTTCGAAAGCGGATTTTGCCGATTGTTTAATTGAACGATGCGCTCATGCGGCGGCCTGCGAATATACCTTAACTTTTGATAATAAAGCGGCAAAAACTGTCGGAATGCGTCAAATCCCTTAG
- the pilV gene encoding shufflon system plasmid conjugative transfer pilus tip adhesin PilV, with protein MMKKQTVSPVHRGIVVIELLIGLVIIMLAGLYAYPRYTQYLEELEWGVAANHLSTVSRAAKSYIRDKRDTLVKRVKVGRSITVSAAELQQAGYLPAGFSLKNTAAQTYQVGIARDPRFHEQWVAFVLTSGGKAISYAGLRTIAQKVEGAGGYIWPDNVAVGAFAGWEMNLQRYGLRATQGRLAVWLSSEVLGTDRQESDRLYRYKVDNRPDLNRMHTDIDMGKNNLNAVNTVNAGSVKANSGTFTGDINAREGTFDGDIRSEKGWLITGSGKGWKDASHQGGFYMSDNEWIRTLNNKNITTGGQIKAGTMKSDGAIELNTHLQLHQSAREGDSCPEGGIARDSAGQVLSCQSGYWKGTTSSINNAGCQWYSAPNAWWSIKGDKVAQCPKGSVVTGVNWVQWPVKVDDEHVDVLCCPFK; from the coding sequence ATGATGAAAAAACAGACAGTATCGCCCGTACATCGGGGAATAGTGGTCATTGAGCTGTTAATCGGGCTGGTCATTATTATGCTCGCCGGGCTTTACGCCTACCCCCGTTATACCCAGTACCTGGAAGAATTGGAGTGGGGCGTAGCGGCCAATCACCTGTCCACCGTGAGTCGGGCGGCCAAAAGCTATATTCGCGATAAGCGTGATACCTTAGTCAAACGGGTTAAAGTCGGCAGGTCGATCACCGTCAGTGCCGCTGAATTACAGCAAGCGGGGTATTTGCCCGCCGGGTTTTCGTTGAAAAATACCGCAGCACAAACCTATCAAGTGGGGATTGCACGTGATCCCCGCTTTCATGAACAGTGGGTGGCATTTGTGCTGACCTCCGGGGGCAAGGCGATTTCCTATGCCGGATTGCGCACCATTGCGCAAAAAGTGGAAGGGGCCGGCGGCTATATCTGGCCGGATAATGTGGCGGTGGGGGCATTTGCCGGTTGGGAGATGAATTTGCAGCGCTATGGGCTACGGGCAACTCAAGGGCGGTTAGCCGTGTGGTTGTCCTCTGAGGTGCTTGGCACTGATAGGCAGGAAAGTGATCGACTGTATCGTTACAAAGTCGATAATCGACCCGATCTGAATCGAATGCACACCGATATCGATATGGGTAAAAACAATCTGAACGCGGTTAATACCGTGAACGCGGGCAGCGTGAAAGCCAATAGCGGCACGTTTACCGGTGATATCAATGCCAGAGAGGGCACCTTTGATGGCGATATTCGCAGTGAGAAAGGCTGGTTAATCACCGGCAGCGGTAAAGGCTGGAAAGATGCATCGCACCAGGGCGGCTTTTATATGTCTGATAACGAGTGGATCCGGACGTTAAATAACAAAAACATTACCACCGGCGGGCAAATCAAGGCGGGAACCATGAAATCAGACGGAGCCATCGAACTCAATACGCACTTGCAGCTCCACCAATCGGCACGAGAAGGAGACAGCTGCCCCGAGGGAGGGATTGCGCGCGACAGTGCAGGCCAGGTACTGTCCTGTCAATCCGGCTACTGGAAAGGCACGACAAGCAGTATCAACAATGCCGGCTGTCAGTGGTATTCCGCGCCCAATGCGTGGTGGTCTATCAAGGGAGACAAAGTGGCACAATGCCCTAAGGGATCGGTAGTGACCGGCGTCAATTGGGTGCAATGGCCTGTTAAGGTGGATGATGAACATGTCGATGTGTTGTGTTGTCCGTTTAAGTAG
- the icmT gene encoding IcmT/TraK family protein translates to MDISPWRDASRPLTIFGIPALLLTLYFAWFRWPTLLTLTLCTALILFFKVLSIFGYTLTILTQRLLHLMRGNPVLGRPWWYRKFFE, encoded by the coding sequence TTGGACATTTCGCCCTGGCGGGATGCGTCAAGGCCGTTGACGATTTTTGGCATTCCGGCGTTGTTGTTGACGCTGTATTTTGCTTGGTTTCGTTGGCCAACGCTGCTGACACTGACGCTCTGCACCGCCCTCATCCTCTTCTTTAAAGTCCTCTCGATTTTTGGCTACACCCTGACGATCCTCACCCAGCGCTTGCTGCACCTGATGCGCGGCAATCCGGTGTTGGGTCGCCCTTGGTGGTATCGGAAATTTTTTGAATAA
- a CDS encoding prepilin peptidase, with protein MLFCTLLPIFLLLGHYLITEARHCIGDIEGTLPTRLPFAVVLMTLFAGVASFVSTRGILLGQSWLLVLRDLLLLGWSVLLTQLDVARGWLPFRNTGGLIFSGLLFSLLPQAPVPFLQAMREGGVMFLGLSLFRGWVNRHGVERFGLGDVYLLSGLSLWLTLPVTASLTLWALGFVVLHVVAGKRGVVPQVRDIPFAPYLCGCLAVAILMQPLPG; from the coding sequence ATGCTTTTTTGCACGCTGTTGCCGATTTTTTTGTTGCTAGGCCATTATCTGATCACCGAAGCCCGCCACTGTATTGGCGATATCGAAGGGACGCTGCCAACCCGCTTGCCTTTTGCTGTCGTGTTGATGACGTTGTTTGCAGGTGTGGCCAGCTTCGTGAGCACCCGGGGGATCTTGCTGGGGCAGTCCTGGCTGCTGGTATTGCGTGATCTGCTGCTGTTGGGCTGGTCAGTCTTACTGACCCAGTTGGATGTGGCCCGCGGCTGGTTACCGTTTAGGAATACCGGTGGCCTGATCTTCAGTGGATTATTATTCTCGCTGTTACCGCAGGCCCCTGTGCCTTTTTTGCAGGCGATGCGGGAGGGGGGTGTGATGTTCTTGGGGTTGAGCCTTTTTCGAGGGTGGGTCAATCGTCATGGCGTTGAGCGCTTTGGCCTCGGCGATGTGTATTTATTGTCCGGATTGAGCCTGTGGCTCACCTTGCCGGTGACAGCGTCACTGACGTTGTGGGCGCTGGGTTTTGTGGTATTGCACGTCGTGGCAGGAAAGCGGGGGGTAGTGCCACAGGTACGCGACATTCCCTTTGCCCCTTATCTTTGCGGCTGTCTTGCCGTGGCTATTTTGATGCAACCCCTTCCTGGATAA
- a CDS encoding LPD7 domain-containing protein gives MIAIEKTWLVIPYDQLSAAKRAAGKLPKGEDPLAFDNAQKLWFAKPGADLSILNQWLPDPQAQLSAETDPREEFAEVLASAGFELDGLPDMDGQRHRVRTQGDKSGEKTGVYVGYLDGIPAGWYQDHRTHTEPQKWKTRGQTQDHQAQKQVRALALQKKQSRATAQARQYQHHAHRVSQLIAALPEASHQHPYLLRKGVTATTGVKQDKRGRLVIPLRNAAGEIRTVQRIGGNGFKSLKKGAQKAGSFFVVGGELQAGQPLLYAEGYATAASIHAATALPVVMAVDAGNLPPVAAALATRYPDHQHVFLADDDRKNSANKGLKKAQEAADLTQGRVIAPVFTAEESQKNLTDFNDLQQARGVEAVREQLAAPLAGLTLNSAALLTAKAAPGGQANNTASPAEREAPHPKEMTSDDPSTVATACDNGIYPEAVVNEKNAVPPPTKPVDLDGVLQNITHQYEGNTVVYAHRGERAFIDHGNRITMASPAASQNDTLVLAALLVAKQHYYGKVELTGSEAFKHRAINLIAQYNLPLVLKNPQQQMRLDEARQKPEQREKVPPAAPDDAIVALDSPTAQKVSRPTVTPPSALQAENPTEKLTGKLLEHRASPYQFNQAERMSYFVKMRTVDGEKVIWGKELSQAVADSGLKIGDMITLRSVGQHPVTLNVPVKDEQGTLLRWEKREGHRNQWEIKSAIDPRLLVRDQQQAFPPASLRAYDWATFQQIQQALLRQNGIRLSLPSSESPLLWLQPDGKGITKAGNPETVALPPVNQEAGTPVMRAQGKEGQLSLQLVQGNGDYLQGIVRYQGEYQHVLGQLCTRENGTRYLALNVVEAQGLRLIGHGNAVNQVPGAAVAYDTFVFHLQGEKDKRVVKLDQPEKMPPAWHKTWGFTQGYTPVTPMPAPDARVMAENTPKMRPNHAPCPGM, from the coding sequence ATGATTGCGATTGAAAAGACCTGGCTGGTCATTCCCTATGACCAGTTGTCTGCCGCTAAAAGGGCGGCGGGAAAATTGCCCAAGGGTGAGGATCCCCTGGCATTTGATAATGCGCAGAAGCTTTGGTTTGCAAAGCCCGGTGCAGATCTGAGCATACTCAATCAGTGGTTACCGGATCCGCAGGCGCAACTGTCAGCAGAAACCGATCCACGTGAGGAGTTTGCTGAGGTGTTAGCCTCTGCGGGGTTTGAACTCGATGGCCTCCCTGATATGGATGGGCAGCGCCACCGTGTCCGCACACAGGGCGATAAGTCAGGTGAAAAAACCGGTGTCTATGTGGGTTATCTCGATGGGATCCCCGCGGGCTGGTATCAAGATCACCGTACTCACACTGAACCGCAAAAGTGGAAGACGAGGGGACAAACACAGGATCATCAGGCACAAAAACAGGTGCGGGCACTCGCCTTACAAAAAAAACAGTCCCGAGCCACCGCCCAGGCGCGCCAGTACCAACATCATGCCCATCGGGTGAGTCAACTGATTGCAGCGTTGCCTGAGGCGTCTCACCAACATCCTTACTTGTTGCGTAAAGGCGTTACGGCGACAACGGGCGTAAAACAAGACAAACGGGGCAGGCTGGTTATTCCGCTGCGCAATGCGGCCGGGGAAATCCGAACCGTGCAACGTATCGGCGGTAATGGCTTTAAATCGCTGAAAAAAGGAGCACAGAAAGCGGGCAGTTTCTTTGTCGTCGGGGGTGAATTGCAAGCAGGTCAACCGCTGCTGTACGCCGAAGGCTATGCTACCGCCGCTAGCATCCATGCTGCCACGGCTCTCCCGGTAGTGATGGCGGTGGATGCGGGTAATTTGCCACCGGTAGCCGCTGCACTCGCTACGCGCTACCCCGATCATCAACATGTGTTTTTAGCCGATGATGATCGTAAAAATAGCGCCAACAAAGGCTTGAAAAAAGCCCAAGAAGCGGCTGATCTCACCCAAGGGCGTGTCATCGCTCCGGTATTCACCGCGGAGGAAAGCCAAAAAAATCTCACCGACTTCAACGATTTGCAGCAAGCACGCGGCGTCGAGGCGGTGCGAGAACAACTCGCCGCGCCGCTGGCGGGATTAACACTAAATTCCGCCGCCTTACTCACGGCAAAAGCCGCGCCCGGGGGGCAAGCTAACAACACCGCCTCGCCCGCTGAGAGAGAGGCGCCCCACCCCAAAGAAATGACCTCCGATGATCCATCGACAGTGGCCACCGCCTGCGATAATGGTATCTATCCTGAAGCGGTTGTTAATGAAAAAAATGCGGTGCCCCCGCCGACAAAGCCGGTTGATCTGGATGGGGTGTTGCAAAATATCACCCATCAGTATGAAGGCAATACCGTGGTCTATGCTCACCGAGGTGAACGTGCCTTTATCGATCACGGCAACCGCATCACCATGGCGTCCCCCGCCGCCAGTCAAAATGACACCCTGGTGCTGGCCGCCTTGCTGGTCGCCAAGCAACATTATTACGGCAAAGTGGAATTAACCGGCAGTGAGGCGTTTAAACACCGTGCGATTAATTTGATTGCGCAGTATAACCTGCCACTGGTGCTAAAAAATCCTCAGCAGCAAATGCGGCTGGATGAAGCCAGACAGAAACCCGAGCAGCGTGAAAAAGTACCGCCTGCCGCCCCGGACGATGCTATCGTGGCCCTTGATAGCCCAACAGCACAAAAAGTGAGCCGGCCAACGGTAACGCCCCCCTCCGCATTACAGGCGGAAAACCCCACGGAAAAATTAACCGGAAAGCTGCTAGAACACCGTGCTTCACCGTATCAGTTTAATCAGGCGGAAAGGATGAGTTATTTTGTCAAAATGCGTACTGTCGACGGTGAAAAAGTAATTTGGGGCAAGGAATTAAGCCAGGCTGTGGCGGACAGTGGCCTGAAAATCGGCGATATGATCACCTTGCGCAGCGTAGGCCAACACCCCGTCACCCTCAATGTTCCGGTAAAAGATGAGCAGGGCACCCTCCTCCGTTGGGAAAAAAGAGAGGGGCACCGCAATCAATGGGAGATCAAATCGGCCATCGATCCGCGTCTTTTGGTACGTGATCAGCAGCAGGCCTTTCCTCCGGCCTCCTTACGGGCTTACGACTGGGCGACATTTCAGCAGATACAGCAAGCGCTCCTCCGCCAAAACGGGATCAGGTTATCACTGCCCTCCAGCGAGTCGCCCTTACTTTGGTTGCAACCGGATGGTAAAGGGATCACCAAAGCGGGCAACCCCGAGACCGTGGCATTACCCCCCGTCAATCAAGAGGCAGGCACCCCCGTGATGCGTGCCCAGGGGAAAGAGGGGCAGCTGTCTTTGCAACTGGTGCAGGGAAACGGTGATTATTTGCAGGGGATTGTGCGGTACCAAGGAGAATATCAGCACGTACTGGGGCAACTGTGTACCCGGGAAAATGGCACGCGCTACCTGGCACTGAACGTCGTTGAAGCGCAGGGACTACGCCTGATCGGCCACGGCAATGCGGTGAATCAGGTACCGGGCGCAGCAGTGGCCTATGACACCTTTGTGTTTCATTTGCAAGGGGAAAAAGACAAGCGGGTAGTCAAATTGGATCAGCCAGAAAAAATGCCCCCGGCATGGCATAAAACATGGGGATTTACCCAAGGCTATACCCCAGTAACGCCCATGCCTGCGCCTGATGCGCGCGTGATGGCAGAAAATACCCCCAAAATGCGGCCAAATCATGCCCCCTGTCCCGGAATGTAG
- a CDS encoding type II toxin-antitoxin system RelB/DinJ family antitoxin — MATNQLVQARIDGEIKKEATVVLAAMGLTVSDAVRLLLTKIAHEHALPFDPWTPNATTIAAMMEARSGNAVKLDNVQALMADLHAED, encoded by the coding sequence ATGGCGACCAATCAGCTGGTGCAAGCCCGTATCGACGGGGAGATTAAAAAAGAAGCGACTGTGGTTCTGGCGGCAATGGGACTGACTGTCTCCGATGCCGTGCGGCTTTTACTCACAAAGATTGCGCATGAACACGCGCTACCGTTCGATCCCTGGACGCCCAATGCCACGACTATTGCTGCCATGATGGAAGCACGCTCAGGCAACGCAGTTAAGTTAGACAACGTCCAAGCATTGATGGCCGATCTGCATGCGGAAGATTGA
- the traJ gene encoding plasmid transfer ATPase TraJ has product MSADTLPSFDFSAGLTADTLRRFFTWCAGYNVTDIHLQGGAPLIVGRYGRLIKASDFRLEDAQLTKLIDALFTPEIKAMVKSGRGVDRALQLDGDADQRYGLGRGERLRFRANFIQVTAGRQELTLAVTLRLIPSHIPALEKLDLEPDLVQHLLPHKGLILVCGETGSGKSTLLAAIYQYCCRLYPDRKIVTFEDPIEYILGTPADLLPPAQSQIGRDVASFAEGLRLALRQAPDVIGVGEIRDRETLIGAIACGQSGHLCLSTLHTHSPGETIPRAVLMFPTEMREAAARDLLGVLQVIVVQQLLRTTDGKHQAIREYLIFNEAVRDELARLPYPQWSHWIDCRLQAQQARLADKAWQLYQTGRIARDEMLNVVSHGELARRENPVTRAV; this is encoded by the coding sequence ATGTCTGCTGATACCTTGCCTTCCTTTGATTTCAGTGCGGGTTTAACCGCCGATACCTTACGCCGCTTTTTTACCTGGTGTGCGGGTTACAACGTCACCGATATTCATTTGCAGGGCGGCGCTCCCTTGATTGTCGGCCGTTACGGGCGACTGATCAAAGCCAGTGATTTTCGTCTGGAAGATGCGCAATTAACCAAATTGATCGATGCGCTTTTTACACCTGAAATCAAGGCGATGGTGAAATCCGGGCGGGGGGTTGATCGGGCGCTGCAACTCGATGGCGATGCGGATCAGCGCTACGGGCTGGGGCGCGGCGAACGGCTACGCTTTCGCGCTAACTTTATTCAGGTGACAGCGGGTCGTCAGGAATTAACCCTGGCCGTCACCTTACGGCTGATCCCCTCGCACATTCCGGCATTGGAAAAGCTCGATCTGGAGCCGGATTTGGTGCAGCATCTGCTGCCGCATAAAGGATTGATACTGGTGTGCGGTGAAACCGGCTCAGGTAAATCCACCTTGCTAGCCGCGATTTATCAATATTGTTGCCGTTTGTATCCGGACAGAAAAATTGTCACCTTTGAGGATCCGATTGAATATATTCTTGGCACGCCAGCAGACCTGCTGCCCCCGGCGCAATCCCAGATTGGCCGCGATGTGGCCAGCTTTGCGGAAGGACTGAGATTGGCGCTACGACAGGCTCCCGATGTGATTGGGGTGGGAGAGATTCGTGATCGGGAGACCCTGATCGGGGCGATAGCCTGTGGGCAATCTGGGCATTTGTGTCTGTCCACACTGCATACCCATTCCCCGGGTGAAACCATCCCGCGCGCGGTGCTGATGTTCCCCACAGAAATGCGTGAAGCCGCCGCCCGTGATCTGCTCGGTGTCTTGCAGGTGATTGTTGTACAGCAGCTACTGCGTACCACGGACGGCAAACACCAGGCGATACGTGAATACCTGATCTTCAATGAAGCGGTACGCGATGAACTGGCCCGCTTACCTTATCCCCAGTGGAGCCACTGGATTGACTGCCGTTTGCAAGCGCAGCAAGCCCGTTTGGCTGATAAAGCTTGGCAGCTATATCAAACCGGGCGCATTGCGCGGGATGAAATGCTGAACGTTGTTAGCCACGGGGAGTTGGCGCGGCGGGAAAACCCAGTAACGCGCGCGGTTTAA
- a CDS encoding Rop family plasmid primer RNA-binding protein: MDQQNEKKIMAKKSPEQTVANMAKFLQSHTLDLLGKLEGLGWDEVANDCDELNELVGDLHQKIKKKLGLPPD, from the coding sequence ATGGATCAACAGAATGAAAAAAAAATCATGGCAAAAAAATCACCCGAGCAAACGGTTGCCAATATGGCCAAATTTCTACAATCTCACACACTGGACTTGCTCGGAAAGTTGGAGGGCTTGGGCTGGGATGAGGTGGCAAATGACTGTGACGAATTGAATGAATTGGTGGGAGACTTACATCAAAAAATCAAAAAAAAATTGGGCCTGCCCCCCGATTAA
- a CDS encoding lytic transglycosylase domain-containing protein translates to MKKIMLFSLLLGLSGSANALCFQAAGLRYQVDPLLLKAMAVQESGLDPRAVNINRNKAGKALSTDYGLMQINSRHIPTLVSMGVIKSKKELLSNACLNVQIGAWILAKHLQRCGVNWPCLGSYNAGFARHNHPRRMQYARRVYQHYQQLRVQTP, encoded by the coding sequence ATGAAAAAAATAATGTTGTTCTCTTTGCTGCTGGGACTCTCTGGCAGTGCTAACGCCTTGTGTTTTCAGGCCGCTGGGCTGCGTTATCAGGTCGATCCGCTGTTGCTAAAAGCGATGGCGGTACAAGAAAGTGGCCTGGATCCGCGTGCCGTCAATATTAACCGCAACAAGGCGGGCAAGGCACTCAGTACCGATTATGGCCTGATGCAAATTAACTCCCGTCACATTCCCACCTTGGTGTCGATGGGGGTCATCAAATCAAAAAAGGAGTTACTCAGTAACGCTTGCCTGAATGTCCAGATTGGCGCCTGGATTTTGGCCAAACACCTGCAACGCTGTGGCGTGAACTGGCCGTGCCTCGGCTCCTACAATGCCGGCTTTGCGCGTCATAACCACCCGCGCCGCATGCAGTATGCCAGACGGGTTTATCAGCATTATCAGCAGTTGCGGGTTCAGACGCCATGA
- a CDS encoding type II toxin-antitoxin system YafQ family toxin has protein sequence MRKIERTRQFKRDYKREAKGKYQATLDADILFTVTALVSDQPLEPRFCDHPLTGNWKDHRDCHIKADLVLIYQKPDEATLRLVRLGSHSELGF, from the coding sequence ATGCGGAAGATTGAACGAACCCGCCAGTTCAAACGAGACTATAAACGCGAGGCTAAAGGAAAATACCAGGCAACGCTTGATGCTGACATCTTGTTTACAGTTACAGCGTTAGTCTCTGATCAACCGCTTGAGCCGCGTTTTTGTGATCACCCTCTCACGGGTAACTGGAAGGATCACCGCGACTGTCATATCAAAGCTGATTTAGTCCTGATTTATCAAAAGCCAGATGAGGCCACCTTACGATTGGTACGACTTGGATCGCATAGTGAACTCGGGTTTTAA
- a CDS encoding type 4 pilus major pilin: MKNLARAVHRGVLTIDLVVTLAIVVILIIYIFSNSGSLFSKNNTTMELGNVQDIITQTRTLLKTKGVYDFTTAAQMTGMLAQFGGIPNSMTLLGNKSAGTATVINTWGGSVTVQPETSAGNNKTGFSVSYTGVPQEACVTLATKLSQTSVIAETTINTTTTIGPVSAALTGAQCVADTGSAGNNTLKFKSLT; the protein is encoded by the coding sequence ATGAAAAACCTTGCCCGCGCGGTTCATCGCGGCGTATTGACTATTGATTTGGTCGTCACGTTGGCGATTGTCGTCATTTTAATCATTTACATTTTCTCTAACAGCGGCAGTTTGTTTAGCAAAAACAACACCACCATGGAGCTCGGCAACGTGCAGGACATCATCACACAAACGCGCACCTTACTGAAAACCAAAGGGGTGTATGACTTCACCACCGCTGCCCAAATGACCGGCATGTTGGCGCAATTTGGTGGCATCCCTAACTCAATGACCTTACTGGGTAACAAAAGTGCGGGGACAGCGACGGTGATTAACACCTGGGGCGGCAGCGTGACCGTGCAACCTGAAACCTCCGCAGGCAACAACAAAACCGGGTTTTCGGTCAGCTATACCGGGGTACCGCAAGAAGCCTGTGTCACCCTGGCTACCAAGCTGTCGCAAACCAGCGTGATTGCGGAAACCACCATCAATACCACCACCACCATTGGGCCTGTTTCTGCGGCGCTTACCGGGGCGCAGTGTGTCGCTGACACCGGCTCGGCTGGCAATAACACACTGAAATTTAAAAGTTTAACGTAA
- a CDS encoding type IV secretion system DotC family protein, whose translation MKKSALAGLLLLLTQAALAAEQAVPPPDINAYLTPARQQRGMSDTVYHMLTEAGRTLGFRGGKAQRAWELQAALQRKESNLNTLYDFRPLISRQGWLPPVIAASKDIAHITADQIRTASKVYKIVAAERFVSNPPGWRQYLLAGLATAPTALPASAVLPKNDRQRTLWRQAVAKGWSEGRHSADHTLEANFNRLTRDYAGMLDYSTLLQQGMVTAPRITEQQHTVTGTPDQLILGDKVKRLKQRARFDLDKTHWQPIITTE comes from the coding sequence ATGAAAAAATCGGCATTGGCAGGTCTGCTACTGCTATTAACACAGGCGGCGTTGGCCGCTGAACAGGCAGTGCCCCCGCCGGATATCAACGCTTACCTTACTCCCGCGCGCCAGCAACGCGGCATGAGTGACACGGTCTATCACATGCTCACCGAAGCCGGGCGCACCCTCGGATTTCGTGGCGGTAAAGCCCAACGTGCTTGGGAGCTACAGGCGGCATTACAGCGTAAAGAAAGCAATCTCAATACCTTGTATGATTTTCGCCCGCTGATCAGCCGTCAGGGGTGGTTGCCGCCGGTGATCGCCGCGAGCAAAGATATCGCTCATATCACGGCCGATCAAATACGTACCGCCAGCAAGGTATACAAGATAGTGGCGGCGGAACGGTTTGTGAGTAATCCGCCCGGCTGGCGGCAGTATTTACTGGCTGGGTTGGCGACAGCTCCTACCGCGCTCCCCGCCAGCGCGGTGTTACCAAAAAATGACCGGCAGCGCACCCTGTGGCGTCAGGCGGTAGCAAAAGGCTGGTCAGAAGGCCGCCACAGCGCTGATCACACGCTAGAGGCGAACTTTAACCGCTTAACCCGTGATTATGCCGGCATGTTGGATTACTCAACGTTGTTGCAGCAAGGGATGGTCACCGCGCCCCGTATTACCGAGCAACAACACACCGTGACTGGCACCCCGGATCAACTGATCTTGGGCGACAAGGTCAAACGATTAAAACAACGGGCTCGGTTTGATCTCGATAAAACCCATTGGCAACCGATTATTACTACGGAGTAA
- a CDS encoding AbrB/MazE/SpoVT family DNA-binding domain-containing protein: MVTATLTSKGQITIPSQIRTSLGIAAGDRIEFVEEENGKYSIMAATHSVKDLKGLIRRPTIPVSIEDMNRAIEMNGAAAR; encoded by the coding sequence ATGGTCACAGCAACATTAACCTCGAAAGGACAAATTACGATTCCTTCTCAGATAAGAACGTCACTCGGGATAGCTGCGGGGGATCGCATTGAGTTTGTAGAAGAAGAAAATGGGAAATATAGCATCATGGCGGCAACGCATTCGGTTAAAGATTTGAAGGGGTTGATCCGCAGACCCACTATCCCAGTGAGTATTGAAGACATGAACCGTGCTATCGAAATGAACGGGGCGGCGGCGCGATGA